One stretch of Ornithinimicrobium ciconiae DNA includes these proteins:
- a CDS encoding LLM class flavin-dependent oxidoreductase: MPTNSRVPLSVLELVPRSQGMTPADAMRHSTALATRLDELGYERLWVAEHHGTEAFMSSATSLILGHFANHTPHGIRLGSGGVMLPNHSPLMVAEYYGTLATLHGDRFDLGLGRAPGTDPLTAAALARSASGLNDFAGNVLDLVSYLGDGATTRVRALPGEGTNVPIWMLGSSTGGAQVAAALGLPFSFASHFAPQQMREALAIYRDRFNADAETAQVDRPTVMAGINVLVAPSEAEAHYLFTTAQQMVAAIRTGGSAPLAPPVDDLATVIPEAALPMINEFHSVKAVGDPTQVVPVLEEFAAAYDLDELIITTYTHDPGMRQRSFELLADAWGITPRV, from the coding sequence ATGCCGACGAACTCACGTGTGCCTCTGTCCGTCCTCGAACTGGTTCCGCGCTCGCAGGGCATGACGCCCGCTGACGCGATGCGGCACTCGACGGCACTGGCCACGCGGCTGGACGAGCTGGGCTACGAGCGGCTCTGGGTGGCCGAGCACCACGGCACCGAGGCGTTCATGTCCTCGGCGACCTCCCTGATCCTGGGGCACTTCGCCAACCACACCCCGCACGGCATACGGCTGGGTTCGGGTGGGGTCATGCTGCCCAACCACTCTCCGCTGATGGTCGCCGAGTACTACGGCACCCTGGCCACCCTCCACGGTGACCGTTTTGACCTCGGGCTGGGCCGCGCGCCCGGCACCGATCCCCTGACCGCGGCTGCCCTGGCCCGCAGCGCCAGCGGCCTCAACGACTTCGCCGGCAACGTGCTCGACCTGGTCAGCTATCTCGGTGACGGCGCGACCACGCGGGTGCGCGCCCTGCCCGGCGAGGGCACCAACGTCCCGATCTGGATGCTCGGCTCGTCCACCGGCGGTGCGCAGGTCGCCGCCGCGCTGGGCCTGCCGTTCAGCTTTGCCAGCCACTTCGCCCCGCAGCAGATGCGCGAGGCACTGGCCATCTATCGCGACCGGTTCAACGCCGACGCCGAGACCGCCCAGGTCGACCGGCCCACCGTGATGGCCGGCATCAATGTCCTCGTCGCCCCGTCGGAGGCCGAGGCGCACTACCTGTTCACGACGGCCCAGCAGATGGTCGCGGCGATCCGGACCGGCGGCTCGGCACCGCTGGCTCCCCCGGTCGACGACCTGGCCACCGTGATCCCCGAGGCCGCTCTGCCGATGATCAACGAGTTCCACTCCGTCAAGGCGGTCGGCGACCCCACGCAGGTGGTGCCGGTGCTGGAGGAGTTCGCTGCGGCCTACGACCTCGACGAACTCATCATCACGACCTACACCCACGACCCCGGCATGCGGCAGCGCTCCTTCGAGCTCCTCGCCGACGCCTGGGGGATCACGCCCCGCGTCTGA
- a CDS encoding alpha/beta hydrolase: MALLFACLSFLPSLIPRPSLFQGALAGASAAIGYGLGVFGAWLWRALADREPHPTTDRQLRVLALVAPVALVAAVIMGVFWQRWSAPLVGLEPESPLAAILVLPVAVLVLLLILGIGRLLRALTRLVTRWLGRHMGPRPARVLGAIAVITAVALLFNGVIFDRLTVAVNSVFSLSNGGTPEDLSAPTSPLRSGSPESAIEWDTLGFQGRGFVAQGPGATQIAAVAERSGHPAQETMDPIRAYAGLDSAPDVESRALLAVQDLERAGGFERSHLLVVTTTGTGWVEPTSVSAFEHLTLGDSATVSMQYSFLPSPLSFIADKDNARNAGRALFDAVYNRWSQLPADSRPQLYAFGESLGSYGAEAAFSGEYDMSNRLSGAVFTGPPRFNHHFGEFLRDREPGSTEIAPVYRDGRTVRFTQDPRLPAEPVDQPWEGTRVLYMVHPSDAITWWSTDLMLHRPDWLEEPRGSDVPDQTRWVPFVTFWQVSADLGLAMEPGPGYGHNFAGEHVDAWAQVLGLEDWTPERAAVIREAVLNKARDPFVPSS; this comes from the coding sequence GTGGCGCTGCTCTTTGCGTGCCTGTCCTTCTTGCCCTCGCTGATCCCCCGCCCCTCCCTCTTTCAGGGCGCCCTCGCCGGCGCGAGCGCGGCCATCGGCTACGGGCTGGGCGTGTTCGGCGCGTGGCTGTGGCGTGCCCTGGCTGACCGGGAGCCGCACCCGACCACGGACCGCCAACTGCGCGTCCTGGCGCTGGTGGCACCGGTTGCCCTGGTCGCGGCCGTGATCATGGGCGTATTCTGGCAGCGCTGGTCCGCCCCGCTCGTCGGTCTCGAGCCGGAGTCACCCCTGGCCGCGATCCTGGTCCTGCCGGTCGCGGTGCTGGTCCTCCTGCTGATCCTGGGCATCGGCCGCCTCCTGCGCGCCCTGACCCGCCTGGTCACCCGCTGGCTGGGCCGGCACATGGGACCCCGACCAGCACGGGTGCTGGGTGCGATCGCGGTCATCACCGCGGTGGCACTGCTCTTCAACGGCGTGATCTTCGACCGGCTCACCGTCGCCGTCAACAGCGTCTTCTCGCTCTCCAACGGAGGCACCCCCGAGGACCTGAGCGCCCCGACCAGCCCGTTGCGCTCAGGCAGTCCCGAATCCGCCATCGAGTGGGACACCCTCGGCTTCCAGGGGCGCGGGTTCGTCGCCCAGGGCCCCGGCGCCACGCAGATCGCGGCGGTGGCCGAGCGCTCCGGTCACCCCGCGCAAGAGACCATGGATCCGATCCGGGCGTATGCCGGGTTGGACTCCGCCCCTGACGTGGAGTCCCGTGCGCTGCTGGCGGTGCAGGATCTGGAGCGCGCGGGCGGGTTCGAGCGCTCCCACCTGCTGGTCGTGACGACGACCGGCACCGGGTGGGTCGAGCCGACCTCGGTGAGCGCATTCGAGCACCTCACCCTGGGTGATAGCGCGACCGTCTCGATGCAGTACTCCTTCCTGCCCTCGCCCCTGTCCTTCATCGCCGACAAGGACAACGCCCGCAATGCCGGGCGCGCACTCTTCGACGCCGTCTACAACCGGTGGAGCCAGCTACCCGCCGACAGCCGTCCTCAGCTCTACGCCTTTGGCGAGAGCCTGGGCTCCTACGGCGCGGAGGCAGCGTTCAGTGGCGAGTACGACATGAGTAACCGGCTCAGCGGCGCGGTCTTCACCGGACCTCCGCGGTTCAATCACCACTTCGGGGAGTTCCTGCGGGACCGGGAGCCAGGAAGCACGGAGATCGCCCCGGTCTATCGCGACGGCCGCACGGTGCGCTTCACCCAGGACCCGCGACTGCCAGCCGAGCCGGTCGACCAGCCGTGGGAGGGCACCCGGGTGCTCTACATGGTGCACCCCTCCGACGCGATCACCTGGTGGAGCACCGACCTGATGCTGCACCGTCCCGACTGGCTGGAGGAGCCCCGCGGCAGCGATGTGCCCGACCAGACCCGATGGGTGCCCTTCGTGACGTTCTGGCAGGTCAGCGCCGACCTTGGTCTGGCGATGGAGCCCGGCCCGGGCTACGGCCACAACTTTGCGGGCGAGCACGTCGACGCCTGGGCCCAGGTGCTTGGTCTCGAGGACTGGACACCCGAGCGCGCGGCGGTGATCCGCGAGGCGGTCCTGAACAAGGCCCGGGATCCGTTCGTCCCGAGCTCCTGA
- the mhpA gene encoding bifunctional 3-(3-hydroxy-phenyl)propionate/3-hydroxycinnamic acid hydroxylase MhpA, with amino-acid sequence MEHESIPSLDQDTDLIVVGLGPVGLLTTILAAQKGHRVVAIERWPTPYALPRAVTFDHEIARILNAVGIDAENDPTIDYYDKLYYLYNGEMEPLNVIDWASKASDGWRNRYWFDQPGLEKRLRVLASSLPNVTMLEGYEVTGLDQDADSVSVTFQPTDFRGEGTRIADNATTYSVQGKLLVGSDGANSFVRRSLGLTMTDLEFNYDWVVVDLIEHEEHDYDPPYYQVCKPERPLTVVPGGPGRRRWEFMVLPGESAEEFEKPERIWELLEEFDVRPDNAELIRHKVWRFQARHLDDWRLGRVAIAGDAAHLMPPFAGEGMCAGLRDVMSLSWRLDLILSGRSDVDLLDSYGAERGPHARWFIDFSVGLGEVICVSDPEEAKQRDETLKAALAEQLKTGPVQPYDAKLGPGVWDENSPGGGFPTWQGAVVHNGVVGRFDQVVTRGWALLTKHDAGQVSPEARGLVERMGGIAVTVGPPGSGAGVLDVDGVYERWFAELEVEHILTRPDFHTAATARRGEDIDALVRGIAEKVLSQDHLSRSSLAYT; translated from the coding sequence ATGGAACACGAGTCGATCCCATCACTCGACCAGGACACCGATCTCATCGTTGTGGGACTTGGCCCTGTCGGGTTGCTCACCACGATCCTCGCGGCCCAGAAGGGCCACCGGGTGGTGGCGATCGAGCGCTGGCCCACGCCCTACGCGTTGCCACGCGCTGTCACGTTCGACCACGAGATCGCCCGGATCCTGAACGCGGTGGGGATCGACGCGGAGAATGACCCGACGATCGACTACTACGACAAGCTCTACTACCTCTACAACGGGGAGATGGAGCCGCTCAATGTGATCGACTGGGCCTCGAAGGCGTCCGACGGGTGGCGCAACCGCTACTGGTTCGACCAGCCAGGGCTGGAGAAGCGTCTGCGGGTGCTGGCCTCCTCGTTGCCCAACGTCACGATGCTCGAGGGCTATGAGGTGACCGGCCTGGACCAGGATGCGGACTCAGTGTCCGTGACCTTCCAACCCACCGATTTCAGAGGTGAGGGGACCAGGATCGCGGATAACGCCACGACCTACTCCGTCCAGGGCAAGCTCCTGGTCGGGTCGGACGGGGCGAACAGCTTCGTGCGCAGGTCACTGGGACTGACGATGACCGACCTGGAGTTCAACTACGACTGGGTGGTGGTTGACCTCATCGAGCACGAAGAGCACGACTACGACCCGCCCTACTACCAGGTGTGCAAGCCCGAGCGTCCCCTGACCGTGGTGCCTGGCGGCCCGGGCCGTCGTCGTTGGGAGTTCATGGTCCTGCCGGGAGAGAGCGCTGAGGAGTTCGAGAAGCCCGAGCGCATCTGGGAACTCCTCGAGGAGTTCGATGTGCGCCCGGACAACGCCGAGCTCATCCGGCACAAGGTGTGGCGCTTCCAGGCCCGCCACCTCGACGACTGGCGGCTGGGACGCGTCGCAATCGCGGGAGATGCCGCACACCTGATGCCACCCTTCGCCGGCGAGGGGATGTGCGCCGGCCTGCGGGACGTCATGAGCCTGTCGTGGCGGCTGGACCTGATCCTGTCGGGTCGCTCGGACGTGGACCTCCTGGACTCCTATGGTGCCGAACGTGGCCCACACGCGCGCTGGTTCATCGACTTTTCTGTTGGTCTGGGCGAGGTCATTTGCGTGAGCGACCCCGAGGAGGCGAAGCAGCGTGACGAAACGCTGAAGGCGGCGCTGGCCGAGCAGCTGAAGACCGGCCCCGTGCAGCCTTACGACGCCAAGCTCGGTCCCGGTGTCTGGGACGAGAACTCGCCTGGCGGTGGCTTCCCCACCTGGCAGGGTGCCGTGGTCCACAACGGCGTCGTGGGCCGCTTTGACCAGGTCGTGACACGAGGGTGGGCGCTGCTCACCAAGCACGATGCGGGTCAGGTCTCGCCCGAGGCTCGCGGACTGGTCGAGCGCATGGGCGGCATCGCCGTCACGGTCGGCCCGCCCGGATCGGGGGCGGGAGTGCTGGACGTCGACGGAGTGTACGAGCGATGGTTCGCCGAGCTCGAGGTCGAGCACATCCTGACTCGTCCGGACTTCCACACTGCGGCAACTGCCCGCCGCGGTGAGGACATCGACGCCCTGGTCCGCGGGATTGCCGAGAAAGTCCTGTCGCAGGACCACCTCAGTAGGTCGTCGCTGGCCTACACCTGA
- a CDS encoding amino acid ABC transporter substrate-binding protein: MSLRRTLTAVTLTASALILTACSSDGNGGADGDGQTAGGDSAYGLATEGVLVVATEGTYRPFSYHEGGSGDLVGYDVEVVEAVAEKLDLEIKFQETQWDAIFAGLEAGRFDVIANQVSINPQREEAYLFSTPYTVSPGVIVVAEGTTDIAGLDDLAGKTTAQSLTSNWGTIAEDAGANVESVEGWAQAVALLEQGRVDATVNDKLTFLDYAKEHPDSPVTIAAELDEVSLNAFAFGKDKEDLVTAFDEALDELEADGTLAELGEKYFGADVSQ, from the coding sequence ATGTCTCTGCGCCGCACCCTGACCGCTGTCACCCTCACCGCTTCTGCCCTGATCCTGACCGCTTGCTCAAGCGACGGCAACGGAGGCGCCGACGGTGACGGCCAGACCGCCGGCGGCGACTCGGCATACGGCCTCGCCACCGAGGGTGTCCTCGTGGTCGCCACCGAGGGGACCTATCGCCCGTTCAGCTATCACGAGGGCGGCAGCGGCGACCTGGTCGGCTATGACGTCGAGGTGGTCGAGGCGGTCGCCGAGAAGCTGGACCTGGAGATCAAGTTCCAGGAGACCCAGTGGGACGCGATCTTTGCTGGCCTGGAGGCCGGACGCTTCGACGTGATCGCCAACCAGGTCTCGATCAACCCGCAGCGCGAGGAGGCCTACCTGTTCAGCACCCCCTACACCGTCTCCCCCGGTGTCATCGTGGTCGCCGAGGGCACCACCGACATCGCCGGCCTGGACGACCTGGCGGGCAAGACCACCGCGCAGTCGCTGACCAGCAACTGGGGCACGATCGCCGAGGACGCCGGTGCCAACGTCGAGTCCGTCGAGGGCTGGGCCCAGGCCGTGGCGCTGCTGGAGCAGGGCCGGGTCGATGCGACGGTCAACGACAAGCTGACCTTCCTGGACTATGCCAAGGAGCACCCGGACAGCCCGGTCACGATCGCCGCCGAGCTGGACGAGGTCTCGCTCAACGCCTTCGCCTTCGGCAAGGACAAGGAGGATCTGGTCACCGCCTTCGACGAGGCGCTGGACGAGCTGGAGGCCGACGGCACCCTCGCCGAGCTGGGCGAGAAGTACTTCGGCGCCGACGTCTCCCAGTGA
- a CDS encoding YdeI/OmpD-associated family protein, whose translation MLTLQTTLEPFGPACAIFLTDEQVAELASVKNPPVIVTISDRSERLRVARMGGRNCIGLSKAARASLGVEIGQEVTATIAADTAERTVEVPPELAAALDADPKARTAFEALSYTQRKEHARQVSTAKAAATRERRIAKILESLNGA comes from the coding sequence ATGCTGACGCTGCAGACAACCCTTGAGCCCTTCGGTCCGGCGTGCGCCATCTTCCTCACCGACGAGCAGGTGGCCGAGCTGGCGAGCGTGAAGAACCCGCCGGTGATCGTGACCATCAGCGACAGGAGCGAGCGGCTTCGCGTCGCCCGGATGGGTGGGCGCAACTGCATCGGCCTGTCCAAGGCGGCCCGCGCCTCGCTCGGGGTCGAGATCGGGCAGGAGGTCACCGCCACCATCGCAGCGGACACGGCCGAGCGCACCGTGGAGGTCCCACCCGAGCTCGCCGCGGCGCTCGACGCGGACCCCAAGGCCAGAACCGCCTTCGAGGCGCTGTCCTACACCCAGCGCAAGGAGCACGCGCGTCAGGTGTCGACAGCCAAGGCCGCTGCGACCCGCGAGCGGCGGATCGCCAAGATTCTGGAGTCCCTCAACGGGGCATGA
- a CDS encoding amino acid ABC transporter ATP-binding protein gives MSHTNPTSTPLLQASGLSKSFGDLQVLRSIDLTVTKGEVVVLIGPSGSGKTTVLRSLNGLEIPDGGRISFAGGPDIDFAAPLRKRDRLALRGRSAMVFQQHNLFPHFTVLQNIIEGPVQVQKVPRAQAIAEAEALLDRVGLLEKRDVYPFQLSGGQQQRVDIVRALALQPSLLLFDEPTSALDPELVGDVLTVIKELADEGWTMVVVTHELSFARAAADEVLFMDGGVIVERSGPKEMFTNPQHERTRQFLDRILNPLHEDR, from the coding sequence ATGTCGCACACTAACCCCACGAGCACCCCCCTGCTGCAGGCCAGCGGGCTGAGCAAGAGCTTCGGCGACCTGCAGGTGCTGCGCTCGATCGACCTCACCGTCACCAAGGGCGAGGTGGTCGTCCTGATCGGCCCCAGCGGCTCGGGCAAGACGACGGTCCTGCGCTCCCTCAACGGTCTGGAGATCCCAGACGGGGGACGCATCTCCTTTGCCGGTGGCCCGGACATCGACTTCGCCGCACCGCTGCGCAAGCGTGACCGGTTGGCGCTGCGCGGCCGCTCGGCGATGGTCTTCCAGCAGCACAACCTCTTCCCCCACTTCACCGTGCTGCAGAACATCATCGAGGGCCCGGTCCAGGTGCAGAAGGTGCCCCGGGCCCAGGCCATCGCCGAGGCCGAGGCCCTGCTGGACCGGGTCGGGCTGCTGGAGAAGCGCGACGTCTATCCCTTCCAGCTCTCCGGCGGGCAGCAGCAGCGCGTCGACATCGTGCGCGCGCTCGCCCTCCAGCCGAGCCTGCTGCTCTTTGACGAGCCGACCTCGGCCCTCGACCCCGAGCTGGTGGGCGATGTGCTGACCGTCATCAAGGAGCTGGCCGACGAGGGCTGGACCATGGTCGTGGTCACGCACGAGCTGAGCTTTGCCCGTGCCGCCGCCGACGAGGTCCTGTTCATGGACGGTGGGGTCATCGTCGAGCGCTCCGGCCCGAAGGAGATGTTCACCAACCCGCAGCACGAGCGGACCCGCCAGTTCCTGGACCGGATCCTCAACCCGCTCCACGAGGACCGCTGA
- a CDS encoding cytochrome P450 — MSTDSLSTDPLTDRSLDFLRHGYRFAQTLRAESDDPRARGRLPVRLLGSDALLVRGAEGVQLFYDTSAVRRRGAMPSFITGGLFGQGSVHGLDGEQHGHRKAMFVTSLMGPGAADRVLEQAGREWEKAIRERWLSGGSASVYDVATEVYGRALLRWAGVSTHQGTATRLAHAEAAIVDGFAVPGPAWVRTQVMRRWCDHWFRHEVRRARAGKVTPPAGTHFATVLEHRDLDGRPLSDAVAAVELQNGIRPGIAVARFAAFAALAMHEHPQWRERIHDEVLSRWSTRGGPVALAFADEVRRYYPFVPMLPAVARHSLEVDGASVQEGQRVLIDILGTNRDERHWQDPDLFDPARFLGTDGVPWDDELGVHYADHFVPQGGGRPQTGHRCPGERITLALLAQTVSELSTLDARVVTDGLGWSTRRMPTGPRNGVLLTSVRRREAPPSSGT; from the coding sequence ATGTCCACCGATTCGCTGTCCACCGATCCGCTGACCGACCGCAGCCTCGACTTCCTGCGTCACGGCTACCGCTTCGCGCAGACCCTGCGCGCCGAGTCCGACGACCCCCGCGCGCGCGGCCGTCTGCCGGTGCGTCTCCTCGGCTCGGACGCACTCCTGGTGCGCGGCGCCGAGGGAGTCCAGCTCTTCTATGACACCAGCGCGGTGCGACGGCGGGGTGCCATGCCCTCCTTCATCACGGGTGGGCTGTTCGGCCAGGGTTCCGTGCACGGGCTCGATGGTGAGCAGCACGGGCACCGCAAGGCGATGTTCGTCACCTCGCTGATGGGTCCGGGCGCGGCCGACAGAGTGCTTGAGCAGGCCGGGCGGGAGTGGGAGAAGGCCATCCGAGAGCGGTGGTTGTCCGGGGGCAGTGCCTCGGTGTATGACGTGGCAACAGAGGTCTACGGGCGCGCCCTGCTGCGGTGGGCCGGGGTGTCCACTCACCAAGGCACGGCGACCCGTCTGGCTCACGCCGAGGCCGCGATCGTCGACGGCTTCGCGGTGCCGGGTCCGGCCTGGGTCCGCACCCAGGTGATGCGCCGGTGGTGCGACCACTGGTTCCGCCACGAGGTCCGCCGCGCTCGCGCGGGCAAGGTCACCCCACCGGCGGGCACGCACTTCGCGACCGTCCTGGAGCACCGGGATCTTGACGGTCGGCCGCTGAGCGACGCCGTCGCCGCCGTGGAGCTGCAGAACGGCATTCGCCCGGGCATCGCTGTGGCCCGGTTTGCTGCCTTCGCGGCCCTGGCGATGCACGAGCACCCGCAGTGGCGCGAGCGGATCCACGACGAGGTCCTCTCGCGGTGGTCCACCCGGGGCGGGCCGGTGGCGCTGGCGTTCGCCGACGAGGTGCGGCGTTACTACCCCTTCGTCCCGATGCTGCCGGCCGTCGCCCGCCACAGCCTTGAGGTGGACGGCGCCTCGGTGCAGGAGGGGCAGCGGGTGCTCATCGACATCCTCGGCACCAACCGTGACGAGCGCCATTGGCAGGACCCCGACCTGTTCGACCCCGCCCGCTTCCTGGGGACCGACGGCGTCCCCTGGGATGACGAGCTCGGCGTCCACTACGCCGACCACTTCGTCCCTCAGGGCGGCGGCCGCCCCCAGACCGGTCACCGGTGCCCCGGTGAGCGGATCACGCTGGCGCTGCTCGCCCAGACGGTCAGCGAGCTGTCCACCCTGGACGCCCGGGTCGTGACCGACGGTCTGGGCTGGTCGACGCGGCGCATGCCGACCGGTCCCCGCAACGGGGTGCTGCTGACCTCCGTGCGGCGCCGGGAGGCACCGCCCTCCTCTGGCACCTAA
- a CDS encoding glycine cleavage system protein R, translated as MRTLVVSVIADERPGLVAELASTVAEHGGNWLESQMGRLGSKFAGAVLIEAAEEQVEALTSALQGLSAIGVVDVSEAGDGAVEAGSEPVGLHVVGQDQPGIVREVTQALAQRGLSIQEFHTSTSDAPMTGDRLFEALAVVGLPEGTDLTDLRTALDEVSAGLSLDIQLDDGEASAWGEVPDPT; from the coding sequence ATGCGAACTCTTGTGGTCAGCGTGATTGCCGATGAGCGGCCGGGCCTGGTCGCAGAGCTTGCCAGCACGGTTGCCGAGCACGGTGGCAACTGGCTGGAGAGCCAGATGGGACGACTGGGCAGCAAGTTTGCCGGCGCGGTCCTGATCGAGGCCGCCGAGGAGCAGGTGGAGGCGTTGACCTCGGCGTTGCAGGGGCTCAGCGCGATCGGGGTGGTGGATGTCTCCGAGGCTGGCGACGGCGCCGTGGAGGCTGGCTCCGAGCCGGTGGGGCTGCACGTCGTGGGTCAGGACCAGCCCGGCATCGTGCGGGAGGTCACCCAGGCACTCGCCCAGCGCGGACTGAGCATCCAGGAGTTCCACACCTCCACCAGCGACGCACCGATGACCGGTGACCGGCTGTTCGAGGCCCTCGCGGTCGTGGGGCTGCCCGAGGGGACCGACCTCACCGACCTGCGCACCGCGTTGGATGAGGTGTCCGCTGGCTTGAGCCTCGACATACAGCTCGATGATGGTGAGGCCTCGGCGTGGGGCGAGGTGCCTGACCCGACCTGA
- a CDS encoding amino acid ABC transporter permease — protein MPDSAQLFLDSLWPIVRGGLMGTIPLALASFAIGLVLALVVALMRLSNNWFVSWVARAYISVIRGTPLLVQLFVIFYGLPSLGILIDPWPSAIVAFSLNVGGYAAEVIRAAILSVPKGQWEAGYTIGMSHAQSLRRLILPQAARVSVPPLSNTFISLVKDTSLASMILVTELFKESQKIAAFTQEFMLLYLQAALVYWVFCLVLSMAQSALETRLDRYVAH, from the coding sequence ATGCCTGACTCCGCGCAACTCTTCCTGGACTCGCTGTGGCCCATCGTCCGCGGCGGGCTGATGGGCACCATCCCGCTGGCGCTGGCCTCCTTCGCCATCGGGTTGGTGCTGGCGCTGGTCGTCGCCCTGATGCGGCTGTCGAACAACTGGTTCGTGTCGTGGGTCGCCCGGGCCTACATCTCGGTCATCCGCGGCACGCCTCTGCTGGTGCAGCTGTTCGTGATCTTCTACGGCCTGCCCTCTCTCGGCATCCTGATCGACCCCTGGCCCAGCGCGATCGTCGCCTTCTCCCTCAACGTGGGTGGCTATGCCGCCGAGGTGATTCGGGCCGCGATCCTGTCGGTGCCCAAGGGCCAGTGGGAGGCGGGCTACACGATCGGTATGTCGCATGCCCAGTCGCTGCGTCGGCTGATCCTGCCGCAGGCGGCCCGGGTGTCCGTCCCGCCGCTGTCCAACACCTTCATCTCGCTGGTCAAGGACACCTCACTGGCCTCGATGATCCTGGTCACTGAGCTGTTCAAGGAGTCGCAGAAGATCGCGGCCTTCACCCAGGAGTTCATGCTGCTCTATCTCCAGGCCGCCCTGGTCTACTGGGTGTTCTGCCTGGTGCTGTCGATGGCGCAGAGCGCCCTGGAGACCCGATTGGACAGGTATGTCGCACACTAA
- a CDS encoding DUF72 domain-containing protein: protein MSNHPVRIGISGWRYRPWRGVFYPTGLPQRRELEHAARCFDTIEINGSFYALQRPSSYQRWAAETPEGFVFSVKGPRFITHMLRLRRARVPLANFFASGVLALGDRLGPVLWQLPERHGYDPEQLADFFALLPRSTTAAAELAREHDDKVADRTWLQTSAEREIQHVLEVRSPEFADNPEFIGLLREHAIGLVVADTAHRWPELDAVTSPVVYVRLHGDTELYVSGYSPAALQRWAERIRSWRRTHDVYVYFDNDAKVHAPFNAQELVGLLEVAPPPAAGEPRHTPR, encoded by the coding sequence GTGAGCAACCACCCGGTGCGCATCGGCATCTCCGGCTGGCGCTACCGCCCGTGGCGCGGGGTCTTCTATCCCACCGGGCTGCCTCAGCGCCGCGAGCTGGAGCACGCGGCACGGTGCTTTGACACGATCGAGATCAACGGCTCGTTCTATGCCCTGCAGCGTCCGTCGAGCTATCAGCGGTGGGCCGCCGAGACACCTGAGGGTTTTGTCTTCTCGGTGAAGGGTCCCCGGTTCATCACGCATATGCTCCGGCTGCGCCGGGCACGGGTGCCGCTGGCCAACTTCTTTGCCTCCGGGGTGCTGGCGCTGGGCGACCGGCTCGGGCCGGTCCTGTGGCAGCTGCCCGAACGCCACGGGTATGACCCCGAGCAGCTGGCCGACTTCTTCGCGCTGCTGCCCCGGTCCACGACCGCTGCCGCGGAGCTGGCCCGGGAGCACGACGACAAGGTCGCCGACCGCACCTGGTTGCAGACTTCCGCCGAGCGCGAGATCCAGCACGTCCTGGAGGTGCGCAGCCCAGAGTTCGCCGACAACCCGGAGTTCATCGGGCTGCTGCGTGAGCACGCCATAGGTCTGGTGGTCGCCGACACGGCGCACCGCTGGCCCGAGCTGGACGCGGTGACCTCTCCGGTGGTCTACGTGCGGCTGCACGGCGACACCGAGCTCTATGTCAGCGGCTACTCACCGGCGGCGCTGCAGCGCTGGGCCGAGCGGATCAGGAGCTGGCGGCGCACCCACGACGTCTACGTCTACTTCGACAACGACGCCAAGGTCCATGCGCCGTTCAACGCCCAGGAACTCGTCGGGCTGCTCGAGGTGGCCCCACCTCCCGCAGCCGGTGAGCCGCGCCACACCCCCCGGTGA